Sequence from the uncultured Draconibacterium sp. genome:
GAATTGGTATTGGCTGGGGCGACCTTTACATACCAATGCATAAACACAGATGGAACTCAACACAGGGACATATTGGTGGTTTGTGGAATACCGCATATGTGGGAATTGGTTATGCCAATAAAACGCTGGATGTACTTCCTGAAACAGGTTCGGAACAAGCGCAAATGCGTTTTATTCGTGCACTGAACTACTATGTGTTACTTGATGCATTCCGTAATGTTCCGCTGGAGACAACGCAGGATACTGAACCCGGTTACCTTCCGGAGCAGGCATCAGCAGAGGATATTTTTGATTTTTGCGTAACCGAACTTAACGCCATTAAAGAGGATCTGGGAACAGAGAAGGTTTTTGGTTATCCAAACCGTTATGCTGCCGATATGGTACTGGCAAAATTGTACCTGAACTACAATACCTATTTTGATACTAACGACGATTCGTATTACGAACTGGCATTGGCAGAGGTTAATGATATTCTTGATAACGGTGGTTATTCACTGGCACCAAATTATCTCGATAATTTTAAGGCAGATATTTCTTCATCACCGGAAGTAATTTTTGCTCTTCCGCTCGATCGCACAAATGCTTCGCACAATTATTTGGTAAACAAGTGTTTAGTGGGTGCTGGAGCAGCTGCGTACGGATACAACGGCTCGCCATGGAATGGTAGCTGTGCTGTACCTCAGTTTATCGATAGTTATCAGGAAGGCGACAATCGCCTGGGTTATACATGGACCGGCGGAGTACAACGTTTTGCTACTGAAGATTCAGAAGGAAATGTTATTCCACAATCGGGCGATCCAATTTCATTTGGTACCGACGATTGGGCAGGTGAGGGTGTATTGAACTACTCGAAAAATGTTCACTCAATTGATAATCCTGGTGCTTATCAGCAAGAAGGTTATCGCTTTGTGAAAAGCGAAATTGTAGCAGGTGATAATGGTACTTACGGAAACGACGTAGCATTTTTCCGTTTGGCTGACGCTATGTTTATTAAAGCAGAGTGTTTGCTTCGTTTGGAACAGGACGAACAAACTGCTGCCGACCTGATTACCGAAGTTCGCAGCCGTTCTTTCGAAACTGCACAAGGTGCTGTTCGTACTGTGGCCGACCTGAAAGGTGGAAGTGTTTACGATTACGGACACCGCGAATACACCAGCGAAGGATTTGCCAATTACGATCCTGCATCATACGTATACACCCAGGAAGGTGGCGACGATATCGTTCTTGGTGGATTGCTTGACGACCTGGCATGGGAATTTGTTGGCGAACATCACCGTCGTCAGGATCTTATCCGCTTTAAAATGAGCGACGGCAGAAATGTGTTTAACGGAAAATCATGGTTCTGTAAAGACGCTACTACTGAAACACACTGGGATGTGTTCCCAATTCCAAAAGCGGCTTTGGATGCTAATATTTCACTTGTTCAGAATGAAGGTTATCAGGGTGCAAATTAGCAAGCGTAGTTTGCAGCAAAAAATTTAAAATTTAGACAAATGAAAAAGATACATATATTATTAATTCTGGCGCTGGTTATCACCGCAGGATTATTTAGTTGCGGAGACAACGAAGACTTTAGCAGTATGCATGTCCTCACGGATGATGAAATTGCTGAAATAGCCCGTCAGGATTCGATTGAAGAGGCTCAGAAAAACATGATCAATGCCGATATGATTTTGGAGTACTCGATGGATATTACCATAAGTGCTAGTTTGTACGATGGAGGTACCCTGGAAATTGAATTGGATAAAATTGCCGAAAAATTCGGAATTACAGAGGAAGAGCTTGTTGCAGGAATTGCCGGTGAAAGCGGAGCTCCTGAAGTTAAAGGTTTTGCTATAGCAGGCACCACACATGCCGATATCGCAAGTGCATCAAACACTAATGCTCCTTGGGGACACTGGTGGGATGCTAATGGAGACCTGACAGCATGGGGAGATGATGCAATGGTATTTGCCGAGTTCTATCCTGAAGATGCATTTTTTACAATTGGACAATATCCGGGACACTTAGTTGAAGGACAAACTGTAACATTTATTGAGGCACTAAAATACAACGAAACTCGTGTGGCTGTTGTAATAACTGTTAATGCCATTGCTGCAGGACAGGTTACTGCCGAGGTTGTTAGCGAACAAGATCTGACAATTGATGTAACACCAAAAAGTGTTTACGATGCAGACTCTGTTCAATTTGATCTTAACACGGTATTAAGCGATCTTGGTGTTTCCTCATTGGAAGAAGTTACGTATGTGGGGGTAAATGCCGACGGATCGTATAACCAGGAAGCTGTTACTGTTAATGGGTTCTGGTACGATTTTGATGGTTTTGTTGGTGCCTGGGGCGACGATGCAAGTGTTTATACCGAACACAGCCCGTCATCGGATTATGTAAGAATTGGTCAATATCCTGATCATCTTGCAGCTGGTGAAACATATACAATTCATTATGGGTTTATGGCCAATAATAAAATTGTAATGTTGAATATTACTGTTAATGTAATTGGTTATGTTGATCCGGAAACTCCACCAACAGGTGATCCTGAAAGTGTTACAATTGATGTTGAGTTAAGTAAAGAGTATAGTGATGATTATGCAAGTGTAACATTCGATGTAAAAGAAACCTTGCGTAATGCATTTAAAATGACTACCTATCAAATTCATCAGGCAATTAATTCAGGAGAACTGATAATATACAACGGAGAAATAACTGAATCTGTTTCGTATACAGCAGATGTTCCCGGCTACTGGCTAAAAGAAGACGGTACAGCCGGAGCTTGGGCTGAAGGTATTGTATGGACCAGCTTAGGACACAGTGAAACTGAACTGTTCCTGTATGGTGGAAATCATCCTGACAATGCAGTTGCCGGAAATAGTGTTACAACAACTTATATAGTAACTTGTAATGGTGGTTCGGTTACCATTAATTTAACCTTCAATATTTTAGAAGATAGTTATGTTGATCCGGAAACAGCACCTGAAGGAGATCCTGAGGCACTTGCAATAGATGTTGCGTTAAGTAAAGCATACAGCGATGACTATGCAAGCGTAAGCTTCGATGTTAAAGAAACATTGCGTCAGGCATTTAAAATGACTACCTATCAGATACATAATGCAATTAGCAGCGGAGAACTGAAACTGTATGTAGCTGAAGTTTCTGAAACTGACCCGACTTATACTGCCGATGTTCCCGGGTATTGGCTAAATGCCGATGGTGCACCTGTTGCATGGGCCGAGGGAATTGTATACTGTAGTTTAGGACACAACGAAACTGAATTGTATTTATATGGAGGAAATCATCCTGATAATGCAACTGCCGACGATGTGGTAACTACAACTTATATTGCAACATGTAATGGTGGTTCTGTTACTTTTAATATAACATATACTGTTGAATAGATTAATATTTATAATGATTAGTAAATCAAAATATAAATTGCATAAGTCGGAGAAATCCGGCTTATGCTCCTTTTTCTTTATCCTTATTCTTTTATTTGTCTTTGCAGCTTGCGGAGACGATAGTATAACACCAGATCCTGATCCCGGTCCGGATCCTGTTGATACAACCACGCCACCTTCTGTGGATACTGTTGTCGTACTGAGCGAATCAGATGTGGTGGATTACGAGAAATTTTATAAGCCCGGCGAGTTTGCCAACATGGATTTTTTGCGTGGCGATAGTAAGTGGTCGTTCGTAAGAAGTAAACAATCGGAACACTTTGTAGTATTCTGGGAACCTGAGTTTGGCTTAAATCCAAATGCCGACAGTGTGCCGGAAGCACTACGGGTTGATGTTGATGACTTGTTGGAAAAAGCTGAATCGTTTTTTGATATAAATGTTAGTACATTGGGTTTTGCCGAACTGGGAGCAGGAAAATCAAACCTTGATAATTATAAAATGGAGATTTACTTGTTGTATCAAACCGAATGGCTGGCAACAGGTAGTGGATATGATGATATGATCGGTGCGCTTTGGGTTAATCCGAGTACCTGTAAGCCCGTAGGTTCTACAATTGCACACGAAATTGGACATACTTTTCAGTATCAGGTGTATGCAGACTTACTGGCCTACAGCGGAATTCCAAATGATTTTAACCGTGGTTTCCGATATGGTTATGGAGGAAATGGCGGAAATGGTTTTTGGGAACAATGTGCTCAATGGCAATCTTTCCAGTCTTATCCGGCTGAAGCTTTTACTTCATACAACTTTGGAGTTTATATGGCAAATTATCATCGTCATTTTAGCCACGAATGGCACCGATATGCTAGCTATTGGCTTCACTATTACTGGACCGATAAACACGGCATCGATTTTATTGGCAAATTGTGGCGCGAAGCCGTTGGTCCCGAAGATCCGATTGAAGCTTACATGCGAATAAATGGTTTGTCGGTGGCTGAAATGAATAACGAACTTTATGATGCTGTAGCGCATTTGGTAACCTGGGATATTGATGCTATTCGATCAATAGGAAATGATTACATCGGCCAATATGAATTTAAATTTTACGAAGCTCAAGATGGAGCGTATCAGGTAGCATACAGTAAGTGTCCCGGAACAACTGGATACAATGTAATTCCTTTAAATGTTCCTGAGGCCGGTACGGTAGTAACAACCTCGTTTGAGGCGCTTACACCCGGCTCTGCTTTAGCACCTGCTGATCCCGGACAATATTCTGATGATGGAGCAACTTCCACAACAAGTTCATATAACAGCAGCTCATTAACACGAGCCGGCTGGCGTTATGGATATGTAGCACTGCTTGAGTCGGGTGAACGTGTTTATGGCGAAATGAACCGAAGAACTTCTGCAGATATAGAATTTACAATTCCCGAAGGTTGCGAGCGGCTTTGGTTGGTAGTGCTTGGTGCCCCTTCAAATTATGAATCACATGCCTGGGACGAGTTGGAAAGCAATGATGATCAGTGGCCTTATAAAGTAAAATTTACCAATACCGATTTATTGGGTAATGTGGTAATCGATCCGAATGAGGATCCGCAAGATCTCACATTAACTTACGATGTTTCCTTTGCCGCTGACGACGCCGAATATTCTGGTATACAAGTAAACCTGAATACAAATGGTGATATTACAAAAGTGGTTCAGGCACTGGCTATGCAACCTTCAGCAATTGCAAGTTCGTTGTTGGCAGCTAAAGAAACACCTCAGGAAGGTAAAATTGCCTTTGCTGCAGTTGAATCTGATGGTTCGTTAAATTACAATACTACTGCCAACGGACATGGTTTTTGGTTTGATAGCAATGGAGATGTTATTGGCTG
This genomic interval carries:
- a CDS encoding RagB/SusD family nutrient uptake outer membrane protein; its protein translation is MKFIKNSILSFSIAILLLMGACTDLDETVYSGLTDETIDVNDPEIIGYMMGEAYAQFRFLYWGWNGYFDVMEECSDTYMTPKRIGIGWGDLYIPMHKHRWNSTQGHIGGLWNTAYVGIGYANKTLDVLPETGSEQAQMRFIRALNYYVLLDAFRNVPLETTQDTEPGYLPEQASAEDIFDFCVTELNAIKEDLGTEKVFGYPNRYAADMVLAKLYLNYNTYFDTNDDSYYELALAEVNDILDNGGYSLAPNYLDNFKADISSSPEVIFALPLDRTNASHNYLVNKCLVGAGAAAYGYNGSPWNGSCAVPQFIDSYQEGDNRLGYTWTGGVQRFATEDSEGNVIPQSGDPISFGTDDWAGEGVLNYSKNVHSIDNPGAYQQEGYRFVKSEIVAGDNGTYGNDVAFFRLADAMFIKAECLLRLEQDEQTAADLITEVRSRSFETAQGAVRTVADLKGGSVYDYGHREYTSEGFANYDPASYVYTQEGGDDIVLGGLLDDLAWEFVGEHHRRQDLIRFKMSDGRNVFNGKSWFCKDATTETHWDVFPIPKAALDANISLVQNEGYQGAN
- a CDS encoding DUF4859 domain-containing protein is translated as MKKIHILLILALVITAGLFSCGDNEDFSSMHVLTDDEIAEIARQDSIEEAQKNMINADMILEYSMDITISASLYDGGTLEIELDKIAEKFGITEEELVAGIAGESGAPEVKGFAIAGTTHADIASASNTNAPWGHWWDANGDLTAWGDDAMVFAEFYPEDAFFTIGQYPGHLVEGQTVTFIEALKYNETRVAVVITVNAIAAGQVTAEVVSEQDLTIDVTPKSVYDADSVQFDLNTVLSDLGVSSLEEVTYVGVNADGSYNQEAVTVNGFWYDFDGFVGAWGDDASVYTEHSPSSDYVRIGQYPDHLAAGETYTIHYGFMANNKIVMLNITVNVIGYVDPETPPTGDPESVTIDVELSKEYSDDYASVTFDVKETLRNAFKMTTYQIHQAINSGELIIYNGEITESVSYTADVPGYWLKEDGTAGAWAEGIVWTSLGHSETELFLYGGNHPDNAVAGNSVTTTYIVTCNGGSVTINLTFNILEDSYVDPETAPEGDPEALAIDVALSKAYSDDYASVSFDVKETLRQAFKMTTYQIHNAISSGELKLYVAEVSETDPTYTADVPGYWLNADGAPVAWAEGIVYCSLGHNETELYLYGGNHPDNATADDVVTTTYIATCNGGSVTFNITYTVE
- a CDS encoding DUF4859 domain-containing protein is translated as MISKSKYKLHKSEKSGLCSFFFILILLFVFAACGDDSITPDPDPGPDPVDTTTPPSVDTVVVLSESDVVDYEKFYKPGEFANMDFLRGDSKWSFVRSKQSEHFVVFWEPEFGLNPNADSVPEALRVDVDDLLEKAESFFDINVSTLGFAELGAGKSNLDNYKMEIYLLYQTEWLATGSGYDDMIGALWVNPSTCKPVGSTIAHEIGHTFQYQVYADLLAYSGIPNDFNRGFRYGYGGNGGNGFWEQCAQWQSFQSYPAEAFTSYNFGVYMANYHRHFSHEWHRYASYWLHYYWTDKHGIDFIGKLWREAVGPEDPIEAYMRINGLSVAEMNNELYDAVAHLVTWDIDAIRSIGNDYIGQYEFKFYEAQDGAYQVAYSKCPGTTGYNVIPLNVPEAGTVVTTSFEALTPGSALAPADPGQYSDDGATSTTSSYNSSSLTRAGWRYGYVALLESGERVYGEMNRRTSADIEFTIPEGCERLWLVVLGAPSNYESHAWDELESNDDQWPYKVKFTNTDLLGNVVIDPNEDPQDLTLTYDVSFAADDAEYSGIQVNLNTNGDITKVVQALAMQPSAIASSLLAAKETPQEGKIAFAAVESDGSLNYNTTANGHGFWFDSNGDVIGWSSDNDSKVFSEFAASNFEFSIGQFPGKSSAGDSYTIKEALVYQKDGTQYQVTFVFNITIN